Proteins encoded in a region of the Acipenser ruthenus chromosome 11, fAciRut3.2 maternal haplotype, whole genome shotgun sequence genome:
- the LOC117428470 gene encoding arginine/serine-rich coiled-coil protein 2-like isoform X3, protein MAASDTDQERSSVKKSSPDLDKKDSTESSKYSRNSKHHHSRSRSRSRDRDRKRKSNDKKHKRSRSRSKEARRRDSEDKSSKSHKSEDQHDREHVTEKGRERLSSENGEDRHRRKENKLSRGRSLSRSRSRERRHRSRSRDRKKSRSRSREKRSRSRDRKRRVKSRSRSRSKHRHRSRSKSKSRERKKRTEKARRYSRSRSRTASPPAFRGRNTAMDAQEALARRLERAKKLQEQKEKEMVEKQEIVAAVATGGSVLNVAALLASGTQDKSQTAELWEKLNFGNKDQNVKFRKLMGIKGEDEIPAPTITDEEGLRTLKQQEEVFRNLDVQYEMARSQTHTQRGMGLGFGSSMRGMDAV, encoded by the exons GCAAGTGATACAGATCAGGAGAGGTCATCGGTGAAGAAATCATCCCCAGACTTGGATAAGAAGGACAGCACAGAATCCTCGAAGTATTCAAGAAATTCAAAGCATCACCATTCAAGATCTCGTTCACGATCAAGAGACAGGGACAGAAAGAGAAAGTCAA ATGACAAGAAGCACAAGCGAAGCCGCAGCAGGAGCAAAGag GCACGAAGAAGAGACTCTGAAGACAAATCTTCCAAATCGCACAAGTCTGAAGACCAACATGATAGGGAACACGTCACAGAGAAGGGACGGGAAAGGCTGAGTTCTGAAAACGGAGAAGACAGGCACAGGCGGAAAGAAAATAAATTGTCAAGAGGTAGAAGCTTATCCAGATCTCGATCAAGGGAAAG ACGGCATCGCAGCAGAAGTCGAGACAGGAAGAAATCCCGGTCCAGAAGCAGGGAGAAGCGATCAAGAAGTAGAGACCGAAAACGGCGTGTCAAGTCACGCTCGCGGTCCCGATCCAAACACAGGCACAGAAGCAGAAGCAAGAGCAAAAGCCG agagaggaagaaaagaaCCGAAAAAGCACGTCGATACAGCAGGAGTCGGAGTAGGACTGCAAGTCCACCTGCTTTCCGAGGCCGTAACACTGCAATGGATGCACAGGAAGCACTAGCTAGAAG GTTAGAAAGAGCCAAAAAATTACAAGAACAGAAGGAGAAGGAAATGGTAGAGAAACAAGAGATTGTTGCCG CAGTAGCTACTGGAGGATCTGTTCTGAACGTCGCAGCACTCCTTGCTTCTGGAACTCAG GACAAATCACAGACTGCTGAGTTGTGGGAAAAGCTTAACTTTGGGAACAAGGACCAAAATGTTAAATTCCGAAAGCTCATGGGCATAAAA GGTGAAGATGAAATTCCAGCTCCAACCATAACTGACGAGGAAGGTTTAAGAACTCTGAAGCAACAGGAGGAAGTTTTCAGGAATCtggatgtgcagtacgaaatggCACGCtcacaaacgcacacacagagaggaaTGGGACTAGGTTTTGGGTCTTCAATGAGAGGAATGGATGCAGTTTAA
- the LOC117428470 gene encoding arginine/serine-rich coiled-coil protein 2-like isoform X1, with product MAASDTDQERSSVKKSSPDLDKKDSTESSKYSRNSKHHHSRSRSRSRDRDRKRKSNDKKHKRSRSRSKEARRRDSEDKSSKSHKSEDQHDREHVTEKGRERLSSENGEDRHRRKENKLSRGRSLSRSRSRERRHRSRSRDRKKSRSRSREKRSRSRDRKRRVKSRSRSRSKHRHRSRSKSKSRERKKRTEKARRYSRSRSRTASPPAFRGRNTAMDAQEALARRLERAKKLQEQKEKEMVEKQEIVAAVATGGSVLNVAALLASGTQVTPQIAMAAQMAALQAKTLAETGIAVPSYYNPTAVNPMKFAEQEKKRKKLWQGKKEGDKSQTAELWEKLNFGNKDQNVKFRKLMGIKGEDEIPAPTITDEEGLRTLKQQEEVFRNLDVQYEMARSQTHTQRGMGLGFGSSMRGMDAV from the exons GCAAGTGATACAGATCAGGAGAGGTCATCGGTGAAGAAATCATCCCCAGACTTGGATAAGAAGGACAGCACAGAATCCTCGAAGTATTCAAGAAATTCAAAGCATCACCATTCAAGATCTCGTTCACGATCAAGAGACAGGGACAGAAAGAGAAAGTCAA ATGACAAGAAGCACAAGCGAAGCCGCAGCAGGAGCAAAGag GCACGAAGAAGAGACTCTGAAGACAAATCTTCCAAATCGCACAAGTCTGAAGACCAACATGATAGGGAACACGTCACAGAGAAGGGACGGGAAAGGCTGAGTTCTGAAAACGGAGAAGACAGGCACAGGCGGAAAGAAAATAAATTGTCAAGAGGTAGAAGCTTATCCAGATCTCGATCAAGGGAAAG ACGGCATCGCAGCAGAAGTCGAGACAGGAAGAAATCCCGGTCCAGAAGCAGGGAGAAGCGATCAAGAAGTAGAGACCGAAAACGGCGTGTCAAGTCACGCTCGCGGTCCCGATCCAAACACAGGCACAGAAGCAGAAGCAAGAGCAAAAGCCG agagaggaagaaaagaaCCGAAAAAGCACGTCGATACAGCAGGAGTCGGAGTAGGACTGCAAGTCCACCTGCTTTCCGAGGCCGTAACACTGCAATGGATGCACAGGAAGCACTAGCTAGAAG GTTAGAAAGAGCCAAAAAATTACAAGAACAGAAGGAGAAGGAAATGGTAGAGAAACAAGAGATTGTTGCCG CAGTAGCTACTGGAGGATCTGTTCTGAACGTCGCAGCACTCCTTGCTTCTGGAACTCAGGTGACTCCTCAAATAGCAATGGCTGCACAGATGGCAGCATTGCAGGCCAAAACACTGGCTGAGACTGGAATAGCTGTTCCTAGCTACTATAACCCAACAGCAGTTAACCCAATGAAGTTTGCTGagcaagaaaagaaaaggaaaaagctGTGGCAAGGAAAAAAAGAAGGG GACAAATCACAGACTGCTGAGTTGTGGGAAAAGCTTAACTTTGGGAACAAGGACCAAAATGTTAAATTCCGAAAGCTCATGGGCATAAAA GGTGAAGATGAAATTCCAGCTCCAACCATAACTGACGAGGAAGGTTTAAGAACTCTGAAGCAACAGGAGGAAGTTTTCAGGAATCtggatgtgcagtacgaaatggCACGCtcacaaacgcacacacagagaggaaTGGGACTAGGTTTTGGGTCTTCAATGAGAGGAATGGATGCAGTTTAA
- the LOC117426510 gene encoding zinc finger CCHC domain-containing protein 8-like, whose amino-acid sequence MAEVDFGCSELFQQLDEDKPAATHIRFEDARESEDESQGLRERLEECEETVARLKEENQELKRKLNILTRPSGIEVEESSLDGPLLQILFTNNAISKQYHQEIEDCIFSLVQKYQEQSKNDTEKASFDVKPQPSSFILEENHKVKTANTVKKIKDAFSVVGSVLYFTNFCLDKLGQPLLSENPQLTDGWEIPKYQQVFSQVISVDGQEVQIKDKRPKPCCFNCGSDLHQLKDCPKPRDFARISEKRKELSQNSNQNSYQRYHADEERFGKYKAGTISAELQTALGIPENSLPPFIYRMRQLGYPPGWLKEAEMENSGLALYDGKDDGGMDKDKNDQSRQVSYDVSKLIDFPGFNVPAPKRMLDEWSSYNSIPMQHNHLKECFATYLSSNYPEPGSSSNKRAYESDSTPCNPKKRRSDINETVMCLDMDVDSGSETPHSSQGYDNFHFQPPLPPGSPAMSTLPPLPRGTPPGTPPNFVPPPPLTPTPPPLPKGTPPPTPTNGSPAVQPHVVDDSTDADALTLEELEEQQRLIWAALENSETTTNSDSETLADTPLTGTSQTSSPSRNDTEAVTREAGELKLEAADTTVKDGDKESEKPVPAVESISSVVADSTSNSTDSYEVPMEIKEEPVCIGASESPSSSTALEAGNRTDEEARDGSEIVGFVPHRSNFAAGITPFEDTGEYTNVAKTTGVYLKLRDLLKSSPRNQTKAKN is encoded by the exons ATGGCGGAGGTGGATTTTGGGTGCAGCGAGCTTTTCCAGCAACTCGATGAAGACAAACCGGCAGCAACTCACATTCGGTTCGAAGATGCCCGGGAAAGTGAAGACGAAAGCCAAGGACTGCGAGAGAGGCTGGAGGAATGCGAGGAGACGGTGGCCCGCTTGAAAGAGGAGAA CCAGGAACTGAAGAGAAAATTGAACATTTTGACCAGACCAAG tGGAATTGAAGTGGAAGAATCCAGTCTTGATGGACCTCTACTACAGATTTTATTTACCAACAATGCAATCTCCaa acaATACCACCAAGAAATTGAAGACTGTATTTTCAGTTTAGTTCAGAAGTATCAGGAACAGTCAAAAAATGACACAGAAAAAGCTTCCTTTGATGTCAAACCTCAG cCATCAAGTTTTATTCTGGAAGAGAACCATAAAGTGAAAACCGCAAATACAGTCAAGAAAATCAAAGATGCTTTTAGT GTAGTGGGAAGTGTTCTTTATTTTACCAATTTTTGTCTTGACAAACTTGGGCAGCCTTTGTTGAGCGAGAATCCACAACTGACAGACGGATGGGAAATACCCAA ATACCAGCAAGTCTTCAGTCAGGTTATTTCCGTAGATGGACAGGAGGTGCAAATAAAGGATAAAAG ACCCAAGCCTTGTTGCTTCAACTGTGGTTCAGACTTGCACCAGTTAAAGGACTGTCCAAAG CCGAGGGACTTTGCCCGAATCAGTGAAAAAAGGAAGGAGTTATCTCAAAACAGCAATCAAAACAGTTACCAGCGGTATCATGCTGATGaagagagatttggaaaatacaAAGCAGGAACAATAAG TGCAGAACTGCAAACTGCCCTGGGTATTCCTGAAAACTCGCTCCCTCCATTCATATACCGCATGCGTCAGCTGGGATATCCTCCAGGGTGGCTGAAGGAAGCAGAGATGGAGAATTCTGGACTAGCTTTGTATGATGGAAAAG atgaTGGAGGAATGGACAAGGATAAAAATGACCAGAGCAGACAAGTCTCTTATGATGTCTCTAAGCTGATCGATTTCCCTGGATTCAATGTTCCAGCTCCAAAACGAATGCTTGAT GAATGGAGTTCATACAATTCAATCCCTATGCAGCATAATCATTTGAAGGAATGCTTTGCAACCTACCTGTCTAGTAACTATCCAGAG CCTGGTTCAAGTTCCAACAAAAGAGCTTATGAATCAGATTCAACCCCTTGCAACCCAAAAAAGCGAAGATCGGATATAAATGAGACAGTAATGTGTTTGGACATGGACGTTGATTCAG GCTCTGAAACGCCTCATAGTTCCCAGGGCTACGACAATTTCCATTTTCAGCCCCCACTCCCCCCCGGGTCTCCAGCAATGAGTACCCTGCCCCCTCTGCCCCGCGGAACACCTCCTGGCACCCCTCCTAACTTCGTTCCTCCTCCGCccctcacccccacccctcccccgctTCCCAAGGGCACtccgccccccacccccaccaacgGCTCCCCGGCAGTGCAGCCACACGTGGTGGACGACTCTACAGATGCAGACGCCTTGACcctggaggagctggaggagcAGCAGAGGCTGATCTGGGCTGCACTTGAGAACTCGGAGACCACTACCAACAGCGACTCGGAGACCCTCGCAGACACCCCCCTCACCGGCACGTCGCAAACCTCCTCGCCCTCGAGGAACGACACCGAGGCAGTCACTCGGGAGGCAGGAGAACTGAAATTGGAGGCTGCCGATACTACTGTCAAAGATGGGGACAAGGAATCGGAGAAGCCAGTACCTGCAGTTGAAAGTATCAGCTCTGTGGTTGCTGACAGCACTAGCAACTCCACTGACAGTTACGAGGTCCCAATGGAAATAAAGGAAGAGCCAGTGTGCATAGGAGCTTCAGAGTCCCcgagcagcagcacagcactTGAGGCAGGCAATAGGACTGATGAGGAGGCCAGAGATGGCTCTGAGATAGTCGGGTTTGTCCCTCACAGGAGTAATTTTGCTGCTGGAATAACCCCCTTTGAAGACACTGGGGAATACACTAATGTTGCTAAAACCACAGGAGTCTACCTCAAACTAAGAGACTTGCTGAAAAGTTCCCCAAGAAACCAAACGAAAGCAAAAAATTAA
- the LOC117428470 gene encoding arginine/serine-rich coiled-coil protein 2-like isoform X2 → MAASDTDQERSSVKKSSPDLDKKDSTESSKYSRNSKHHHSRSRSRSRDRDRKRKSNDKKHKRSRSRSKEARRRDSEDKSSKSHKSEDQHDREHVTEKGRERLSSENGEDRHRRKENKLSRGRSLSRSRSRERRHRSRSRDRKKSRSRSREKRSRSRDRKRRVKSRSRSRSKHRHRSRSKSKSRERKKRTEKARRYSRSRSRTASPPAFRGRNTAMDAQEALARRLERAKKLQEQKEKEMVEKQEIVAVATGGSVLNVAALLASGTQVTPQIAMAAQMAALQAKTLAETGIAVPSYYNPTAVNPMKFAEQEKKRKKLWQGKKEGDKSQTAELWEKLNFGNKDQNVKFRKLMGIKGEDEIPAPTITDEEGLRTLKQQEEVFRNLDVQYEMARSQTHTQRGMGLGFGSSMRGMDAV, encoded by the exons GCAAGTGATACAGATCAGGAGAGGTCATCGGTGAAGAAATCATCCCCAGACTTGGATAAGAAGGACAGCACAGAATCCTCGAAGTATTCAAGAAATTCAAAGCATCACCATTCAAGATCTCGTTCACGATCAAGAGACAGGGACAGAAAGAGAAAGTCAA ATGACAAGAAGCACAAGCGAAGCCGCAGCAGGAGCAAAGag GCACGAAGAAGAGACTCTGAAGACAAATCTTCCAAATCGCACAAGTCTGAAGACCAACATGATAGGGAACACGTCACAGAGAAGGGACGGGAAAGGCTGAGTTCTGAAAACGGAGAAGACAGGCACAGGCGGAAAGAAAATAAATTGTCAAGAGGTAGAAGCTTATCCAGATCTCGATCAAGGGAAAG ACGGCATCGCAGCAGAAGTCGAGACAGGAAGAAATCCCGGTCCAGAAGCAGGGAGAAGCGATCAAGAAGTAGAGACCGAAAACGGCGTGTCAAGTCACGCTCGCGGTCCCGATCCAAACACAGGCACAGAAGCAGAAGCAAGAGCAAAAGCCG agagaggaagaaaagaaCCGAAAAAGCACGTCGATACAGCAGGAGTCGGAGTAGGACTGCAAGTCCACCTGCTTTCCGAGGCCGTAACACTGCAATGGATGCACAGGAAGCACTAGCTAGAAG GTTAGAAAGAGCCAAAAAATTACAAGAACAGAAGGAGAAGGAAATGGTAGAGAAACAAGAGATTGTTGCCG TAGCTACTGGAGGATCTGTTCTGAACGTCGCAGCACTCCTTGCTTCTGGAACTCAGGTGACTCCTCAAATAGCAATGGCTGCACAGATGGCAGCATTGCAGGCCAAAACACTGGCTGAGACTGGAATAGCTGTTCCTAGCTACTATAACCCAACAGCAGTTAACCCAATGAAGTTTGCTGagcaagaaaagaaaaggaaaaagctGTGGCAAGGAAAAAAAGAAGGG GACAAATCACAGACTGCTGAGTTGTGGGAAAAGCTTAACTTTGGGAACAAGGACCAAAATGTTAAATTCCGAAAGCTCATGGGCATAAAA GGTGAAGATGAAATTCCAGCTCCAACCATAACTGACGAGGAAGGTTTAAGAACTCTGAAGCAACAGGAGGAAGTTTTCAGGAATCtggatgtgcagtacgaaatggCACGCtcacaaacgcacacacagagaggaaTGGGACTAGGTTTTGGGTCTTCAATGAGAGGAATGGATGCAGTTTAA
- the LOC117428470 gene encoding arginine/serine-rich coiled-coil protein 2-like isoform X4 produces MAASDTDQERSSVKKSSPDLDKKDSTESSKYSRNSKHHHSRSRSRSRDRDRKRKSNDKKHKRSRSRSKEARRRDSEDKSSKSHKSEDQHDREHVTEKGRERLSSENGEDRHRRKENKLSRGRSLSRSRSRERRHRSRSRDRKKSRSRSREKRSRSRDRKRRVKSRSRSRSKHRHRSRSKSKSRERKKRTEKARRYSRSRSRTASPPAFRGRNTAMDAQEALARRLERAKKLQEQKEKEMVEKQEIVAVATGGSVLNVAALLASGTQDKSQTAELWEKLNFGNKDQNVKFRKLMGIKGEDEIPAPTITDEEGLRTLKQQEEVFRNLDVQYEMARSQTHTQRGMGLGFGSSMRGMDAV; encoded by the exons GCAAGTGATACAGATCAGGAGAGGTCATCGGTGAAGAAATCATCCCCAGACTTGGATAAGAAGGACAGCACAGAATCCTCGAAGTATTCAAGAAATTCAAAGCATCACCATTCAAGATCTCGTTCACGATCAAGAGACAGGGACAGAAAGAGAAAGTCAA ATGACAAGAAGCACAAGCGAAGCCGCAGCAGGAGCAAAGag GCACGAAGAAGAGACTCTGAAGACAAATCTTCCAAATCGCACAAGTCTGAAGACCAACATGATAGGGAACACGTCACAGAGAAGGGACGGGAAAGGCTGAGTTCTGAAAACGGAGAAGACAGGCACAGGCGGAAAGAAAATAAATTGTCAAGAGGTAGAAGCTTATCCAGATCTCGATCAAGGGAAAG ACGGCATCGCAGCAGAAGTCGAGACAGGAAGAAATCCCGGTCCAGAAGCAGGGAGAAGCGATCAAGAAGTAGAGACCGAAAACGGCGTGTCAAGTCACGCTCGCGGTCCCGATCCAAACACAGGCACAGAAGCAGAAGCAAGAGCAAAAGCCG agagaggaagaaaagaaCCGAAAAAGCACGTCGATACAGCAGGAGTCGGAGTAGGACTGCAAGTCCACCTGCTTTCCGAGGCCGTAACACTGCAATGGATGCACAGGAAGCACTAGCTAGAAG GTTAGAAAGAGCCAAAAAATTACAAGAACAGAAGGAGAAGGAAATGGTAGAGAAACAAGAGATTGTTGCCG TAGCTACTGGAGGATCTGTTCTGAACGTCGCAGCACTCCTTGCTTCTGGAACTCAG GACAAATCACAGACTGCTGAGTTGTGGGAAAAGCTTAACTTTGGGAACAAGGACCAAAATGTTAAATTCCGAAAGCTCATGGGCATAAAA GGTGAAGATGAAATTCCAGCTCCAACCATAACTGACGAGGAAGGTTTAAGAACTCTGAAGCAACAGGAGGAAGTTTTCAGGAATCtggatgtgcagtacgaaatggCACGCtcacaaacgcacacacagagaggaaTGGGACTAGGTTTTGGGTCTTCAATGAGAGGAATGGATGCAGTTTAA
- the LOC117426513 gene encoding uncharacterized protein LOC117426513 has product MTSKVTTLYLPQWSTGLMSIRCLYLSAANAFKLCKTCDAEENMVPLFLGADLFSKTGIRTENHPRFHAKFAKKGLATKLIFSADFRVHGLRLASGMNSLWFYSIQGLFRVAFEMYSKEEQLLVLENFQELWRSRINDGLLNQSYNMELLLGGIQTQDVVGYYNQECLTRLQIENVSQLNSYLIEDDPAIETDPIVSCEVTASLSNYTQFKVDHTYCRSEDGDAEISSSPQHQVSQKIKTLERLLQNSVTDMHKEKSGVVLLLLDYIDQLISRVTNEEKVSDIILQILKATYKLHQEQNPETNVTSVYNSPLLHTVSSWLGQQFSSANACISKQIEEFKENHIDRITDLPPAEELVSELFPESMRVLLMNWMGLSDDSASWKRHSEYPILLLILEFANHNLITGVAHVLYSSLICK; this is encoded by the exons ATGACCTCGAAAGTCACCACCTTGTATTTGCCACAGTGGAGCACTGGCTTAATGAGCATTAGGTGTTTATATCTGTCGGCCGCCAATGCTTTTAAATTGTGTAAGACGTGTGATGCAGAG gagaacaTGGTCCCACTTTTTCTTGGCGCTGATTTATTCTCAAAAACAGGAATCCGCACAGAGAATCACCCAAGGTTTCATGCAAAATTTGCAAAGAAGGGATTAGCTACTAAACTTATTTTTTCTGCTG ACTTCCGAGTTCATGGACTGAGGCTAGCGAGTGGAATGAACAGCTTATGGTTTTACAGTATTCAGGGGTTGTTCCGTGTTGCTTTTGAAATGTACAGCAAAGAAGAACAGCTGCTGGTCTTAGAAAACTTCCAG GAGCTATGGAGATCTAGAATAAATGATGGTCTTCTCAACCAGTCGTACAACATGGAGTTACTGTTGGGTGGGATTCAAACACAAGATGTTGTTGGATACTACAACCAGGAGTGTTTGACCAGATTACAGATAGAAAATGTTTCACAACTAAATTCATACTTAATAGAAGACGACCCAGCAATTGAGACTGATCCCATCGTTTCATGCGAAGTGACAGCATCTCTCTCGAATTACACTCAGTTTAAGGTTGACCATACCTACTGCAGGTCAGAAGATGGTGATGCTGAAATATCTTCTAGCCCCCAACATCAGGTTTCACAAAAAATCAAAACGTTAGAACGTTTGTTACAGAACTCAGTTACAGATATGCATAAAGAAAAATCTGGAGTTGTCCTGCTTTTGCTGGACTACATAGATCAACTAATAAGCAGAGTCACCAATGAAGAGAAAGTGTCAGATATTATATTGCAAATTTTAAAGGcgacatataaattacaccaagaGCAAAACCCTGAAACCAACGTTACTTCGGTTTACAACAGTCCCTTGCTTCATACAGTTAGCAGCTGGCTAGGACAGCAGTTCAGTTCTGCAAATGCCTGCATTAGCAAACAAATTGAGGAGTTCAAAGAAAACCACATAGATAGGATCACAGATCTGCCACCAGCGGAGGAACTGGTTAGCGAGTTGTTTCCTGAGTCTATGAGGGTACTATTAATGAACTGGATGGGTCTAAGCGATGACTCTGCTTCATGGAAACGGCACAGTGAATATCCCATACTGCTTCTCATATTAGAATTTGCTAATCACAACCTTATTACTGGAGTTGCACATGTATTATATTCTAGTCTAATATGCAAATAA